Proteins from one Pseudomonas grandcourensis genomic window:
- the hutH gene encoding histidine ammonia-lyase encodes MSQAEKIVITEAQVTWQDVVAVARDGAQLELSAAIWARIENAQAIVQRIVTSGERAYGINTGLGALCNVSLQDEQLSQLSRNTLLSHACGVGAPLTNEQTRSIMCAAVVNYSHGKSGLHRQVVEALLALLNRGITPQVPSQGSVGYLTHMAHIGIALLGVGNVSYRGQVVSAQQALAEEGLQPVKLGAKDGLCLVNGTPCMTGLSCLAIADATRLLEWADVIGAMSFEAQRGQIDAFDAEIIALKPHPGMQQVGINLRALLDGSEVIAQSKGIRTQDALSIRSIPQVHGAARDQLVHATKQIETELNGATDNPLVLGTADNYRVVSQANPHGQSVAMAADLLAIAMAEIGSIAERRLDRLINPHVSGLPAFLVANPGVNSGMMIVQYVAASLCAENRQLAQPAVLDNFVTSGLQEDHLSLGTNAALKLHRALENCTQILAIEYLLAAQAFEFLKEQRFGAGTDAAWRLLREHVAPYDQDRWLAPDIAAAAAVLKDPILLHNAFPNLN; translated from the coding sequence ATGTCCCAGGCTGAAAAAATCGTTATCACCGAGGCGCAGGTCACTTGGCAGGACGTGGTTGCCGTGGCCCGCGATGGCGCGCAGCTTGAACTGTCGGCGGCGATCTGGGCGCGCATCGAAAACGCGCAGGCCATCGTCCAGCGCATCGTCACCAGCGGCGAACGTGCCTACGGCATCAACACCGGCCTGGGCGCGCTGTGCAACGTCTCGCTGCAGGACGAACAACTCAGCCAGTTGTCGCGCAACACCTTGCTCAGCCACGCTTGCGGCGTTGGCGCGCCACTGACCAACGAGCAGACCCGTTCGATCATGTGCGCCGCCGTCGTCAACTACAGCCACGGCAAATCCGGCCTGCACCGTCAGGTCGTCGAAGCTCTGCTGGCGCTGCTCAACCGTGGCATCACCCCACAAGTGCCGTCCCAGGGTTCCGTGGGCTACCTGACCCACATGGCGCACATCGGCATCGCGCTGCTGGGTGTCGGCAATGTCAGCTATCGCGGCCAGGTCGTTTCCGCCCAGCAAGCGCTGGCTGAAGAAGGCCTGCAACCGGTCAAGCTCGGTGCCAAGGACGGTTTGTGCCTGGTCAACGGTACGCCGTGCATGACCGGCCTGAGCTGCCTGGCGATTGCCGATGCGACGCGCCTGCTGGAATGGGCCGACGTGATTGGTGCCATGAGCTTTGAAGCCCAGCGCGGGCAGATCGACGCCTTCGATGCCGAGATCATTGCGCTCAAGCCGCACCCGGGCATGCAACAGGTCGGGATCAACCTGCGGGCCTTGCTCGACGGCAGCGAAGTGATTGCCCAGAGCAAAGGCATCCGTACCCAGGATGCCCTGAGCATTCGCTCGATCCCGCAGGTGCACGGCGCCGCTCGCGACCAATTGGTTCACGCGACCAAACAGATCGAAACCGAACTCAACGGCGCCACCGACAACCCGTTGGTGCTGGGCACTGCGGACAATTACCGAGTGGTGTCCCAGGCCAACCCCCACGGCCAGTCCGTGGCAATGGCGGCGGACCTGCTGGCGATTGCCATGGCGGAAATCGGCTCCATCGCCGAGCGTCGCCTGGACCGCTTGATCAACCCGCACGTCAGCGGCCTGCCGGCGTTCCTGGTGGCCAACCCGGGGGTGAACTCCGGGATGATGATCGTGCAATACGTCGCCGCTTCGCTGTGCGCGGAGAACCGTCAACTGGCGCAACCGGCGGTGCTGGATAACTTCGTGACGTCGGGCCTGCAGGAAGATCACCTGAGCCTGGGCACCAACGCCGCGTTGAAGCTGCATCGCGCGCTGGAAAACTGCACGCAGATCCTCGCCATCGAGTATTTGCTGGCGGCCCAGGCGTTTGAATTTTTGAAAGAACAACGCTTCGGCGCAGGCACCGATGCGGCCTGGCGTCTGCTGCGCGAGCACGTTGCCCCTTACGACCAGGATCGCTGGTTGGCACCGGACATTGCCGCCGCTGCCGCGGTATTGAAAGACCCGATTTTGCTGCACAACGCTTTTCCAAACCTGAACTGA
- the hutH gene encoding histidine ammonia-lyase has protein sequence MTALNLIPGQLTLAQLRDVYQQPVKLTLDHSASAQIEASVACVEQILAENRTAYGINTGFGLLASTRIASEDLENLQRSLVLSHAAGVGQPISDQLVRLIMVLKVNSLSRGFSGIRRVVIDALIALINAEVYPHIPLKGSVGASGDLAPLAHMSLVLLGEGKARYKGEWMEATEALKVAGLTPLTLAAKEGLALLNGTQVSTAFALRGLFEGEDLFAGALALGGLTVEAVLGSRSPFDARIHAARGQKGQIDAAAAYRDLLGERSEVSDSHENCEKVQDPYSLRCQPQVMGACLTQFRQAAEVLAIEANAVSDNPLVFAAEGDVISGGNFHAEPVAMAADNMALAIAEIGSLSERRISLMMDKHMSQLPPFLVANGGVNSGFMIAQVTAAALASENKALSHPHSVDSLPTSANQEDHVSMAPAAGKRLWEMAENTRGILAVEWLAAVQGLDLRNGLKTSPKLEKARAILRNDVPFYEKDRFFAPDINAATELLASRCLNELVTAKLLPSL, from the coding sequence ATGACTGCGCTAAACCTGATTCCCGGCCAACTGACCCTCGCCCAACTGCGTGACGTCTATCAGCAACCGGTGAAACTGACCCTCGACCACAGTGCCTCGGCCCAGATCGAAGCCAGCGTTGCCTGCGTGGAACAAATCCTCGCCGAGAACCGCACCGCTTACGGCATCAACACCGGTTTCGGCCTGCTGGCCTCGACCCGCATCGCCAGCGAAGACCTGGAAAACCTGCAGCGCTCGCTGGTGCTGTCCCACGCTGCCGGTGTCGGCCAGCCGATCAGCGATCAGCTGGTGCGTCTGATCATGGTGCTCAAGGTCAACAGCCTGAGCCGTGGTTTCTCTGGCATCCGCCGTGTGGTGATCGACGCGCTGATCGCCCTGATCAACGCCGAGGTGTACCCGCACATTCCATTGAAAGGTTCGGTCGGTGCTTCCGGTGACCTGGCGCCTCTGGCCCACATGTCGCTGGTACTGCTGGGCGAAGGCAAGGCCCGCTATAAAGGCGAGTGGATGGAAGCCACCGAAGCGCTGAAAGTTGCCGGTCTTACCCCGCTGACCCTGGCCGCGAAAGAAGGCCTGGCGCTGCTCAACGGCACTCAGGTGTCCACCGCTTTTGCCCTGCGTGGCCTGTTCGAAGGCGAGGACCTGTTCGCCGGTGCCCTGGCACTGGGCGGCCTGACCGTTGAAGCGGTATTGGGCTCGCGCTCGCCGTTCGATGCCCGTATCCACGCTGCCCGTGGCCAGAAAGGCCAGATCGACGCCGCCGCCGCTTACCGCGACCTGCTGGGCGAGCGCAGCGAAGTCTCCGACTCCCATGAAAACTGCGAGAAGGTACAAGACCCGTACTCCCTGCGTTGCCAGCCACAAGTGATGGGCGCCTGCCTGACCCAGTTCCGTCAGGCGGCCGAAGTGCTGGCGATCGAGGCCAACGCCGTTTCCGACAACCCGTTGGTGTTCGCCGCTGAAGGTGACGTGATCTCCGGTGGCAACTTCCACGCCGAGCCGGTGGCCATGGCCGCTGACAACATGGCATTGGCCATCGCTGAAATCGGTTCCCTGAGTGAGCGCCGTATCTCGCTGATGATGGACAAGCACATGTCGCAACTGCCGCCGTTCCTGGTGGCCAACGGTGGCGTGAACTCCGGCTTCATGATCGCCCAAGTTACCGCGGCTGCACTGGCCAGCGAGAACAAGGCGTTGTCCCATCCGCATTCGGTGGACAGCCTGCCGACTTCCGCCAACCAGGAAGACCACGTATCGATGGCGCCAGCGGCTGGCAAGCGTCTGTGGGAAATGGCCGAAAACACCCGTGGGATTCTCGCGGTGGAATGGCTGGCGGCGGTACAGGGCCTGGACCTGCGCAACGGCTTGAAGACTTCGCCAAAACTGGAAAAGGCTCGGGCCATCCTGCGTAACGACGTGCCGTTCTACGAGAAGGACCGCTTCTTTGCACCGGACATCAATGCGGCGACTGAACTGCTGGCCTCGCGTTGCTTGAACGAACTGGTGACGGCCAAGTTGCTGCCTAGCCTGTAA
- a CDS encoding amino acid permease, giving the protein MAQPEKGLKRGLSARHIRFMALGSAIGTGLFYGSASAIQMAGPAVLLAYLIGGAAVFMVMRALGEMAVHNPVAGSFGQYASTYLGPMAGFILGWTYAFEMVIVGMADVTAFGIYMGFWFPEVSRWIWVLGVVSIVGGLNLCNVKVFGEMEFWLSLLKVAAIVAMILGGFGIMLFGISSAPGQATDISNLWTQGGFMPNGMGGLIASFAVVMFAFGGIEIIGVTAGEAKDPQHVLPRAINAVPLRILLFYVLTMLVLMSIFPWQQIGSQGSPFVQIFDKLGISSAATILNIVVITAAISAINSDIFGAGRMMFGLAQQGHAPKGFARLSRNGVPWMTVVVMSAALLLGVLLNYLIPENVFLLIASIATFATVWVWLMILVTQVAMRRSMSAEQVAQLKFPVPLWPYAPAAAIAFMLFIFGVLGYFPDTQAALIVGVVWIVLLVLAYLTWVKPAAGQAALVTQDPTFSHR; this is encoded by the coding sequence ATGGCACAGCCAGAAAAAGGTTTGAAACGCGGGCTCTCTGCCCGACATATTCGCTTCATGGCGCTGGGGTCGGCTATCGGCACCGGGCTGTTTTATGGATCCGCCTCGGCCATTCAAATGGCCGGGCCTGCGGTACTGCTCGCTTACCTGATTGGTGGCGCGGCGGTGTTCATGGTCATGCGCGCCCTCGGTGAGATGGCGGTGCACAACCCGGTGGCCGGCTCTTTCGGCCAGTACGCCAGCACCTACCTGGGGCCGATGGCGGGCTTCATCCTCGGTTGGACCTACGCATTCGAAATGGTCATCGTCGGCATGGCCGACGTCACGGCATTCGGGATCTACATGGGCTTCTGGTTCCCGGAGGTCTCCCGCTGGATCTGGGTGCTGGGTGTCGTTTCCATCGTTGGCGGCCTGAACCTGTGCAACGTCAAAGTCTTCGGTGAAATGGAGTTCTGGCTGTCGCTGCTCAAGGTCGCGGCCATCGTCGCGATGATCCTGGGTGGTTTCGGCATCATGCTGTTCGGTATCAGCTCGGCCCCCGGCCAAGCGACCGACATCAGCAATCTCTGGACCCAGGGCGGCTTCATGCCCAACGGCATGGGCGGTCTGATCGCTTCGTTCGCGGTGGTGATGTTTGCGTTTGGCGGTATTGAAATCATCGGCGTAACGGCAGGTGAAGCCAAGGACCCGCAGCACGTGCTGCCCCGGGCGATCAATGCCGTACCGTTGCGGATCCTGCTGTTCTACGTGCTGACGATGCTGGTGCTGATGTCGATCTTTCCATGGCAGCAGATCGGCAGCCAGGGCAGCCCGTTCGTGCAGATTTTCGACAAGCTGGGAATCAGTTCGGCGGCCACCATCCTCAATATCGTGGTGATCACGGCGGCGATTTCGGCGATCAACAGTGACATCTTCGGCGCTGGCCGCATGATGTTCGGTCTGGCCCAGCAAGGGCATGCACCCAAGGGCTTCGCCCGCCTGTCGCGCAATGGCGTGCCATGGATGACGGTCGTGGTGATGAGTGCTGCGCTGTTGCTGGGCGTATTGCTGAACTACCTGATCCCGGAAAACGTGTTCCTGCTGATCGCTTCCATCGCGACCTTTGCCACGGTGTGGGTCTGGCTGATGATTCTGGTGACTCAAGTGGCCATGCGCCGCTCCATGAGCGCCGAGCAGGTCGCGCAACTGAAATTCCCGGTACCGCTCTGGCCCTATGCGCCGGCGGCGGCGATTGCCTTCATGCTGTTCATTTTCGGCGTGCTGGGCTATTTCCCGGACACCCAGGCAGCGCTGATCGTCGGCGTGGTCTGGATCGTGTTGCTGGTGCTGGCTTACCTGACGTGGGTGAAACCGGCGGCGGGCCAGGCAGCCCTGGTGACGCAGGACCCTACTTTTTCTCATCGATAA
- the hutI gene encoding imidazolonepropionase gives MKTLWQHCHVATMAQGVYSIIEDAAIVTSGAHIEWIGPRGELPAGEYPAVNDLNGAWVTPGLIDCHTHTVFGGNRSGEFEQRLQGVSYAEIAASGGGIASTVRATRAASEDELFASAAKRLKSLMRDGVTSIEIKSGYGLDLANERKMLRVARRLGAELPVSVRSTCLAAHALPPEYKDRADDYIDHICADMLPALAAEGLVDAVDAFCEYLAFSPAQVERVFITAQELGLPVKLHAEQLSSLHGSSLAARYHALSADHLEFMTEDDAIAMAKSGTVAVLLPGAFYFLRETQLPPMEALRKHGVKIAIASDLNPGTSPALSLRLMLNMACTCFRMTPEEALAGATIHAATALGMAGTHGSLEVGKVADFVAWQIDRPADLCYWLGGDLEKRVVRHGVESSL, from the coding sequence ATGAAAACTCTCTGGCAACACTGTCACGTCGCAACCATGGCACAAGGCGTCTACTCGATCATCGAGGATGCGGCCATCGTGACGTCAGGAGCGCACATTGAGTGGATCGGCCCGCGCGGTGAATTGCCGGCGGGCGAGTACCCGGCCGTCAATGATTTGAACGGGGCCTGGGTCACGCCAGGCCTGATCGACTGTCACACTCACACGGTGTTCGGCGGTAACCGCAGCGGTGAATTCGAACAGCGCCTGCAAGGCGTCAGCTACGCGGAAATCGCCGCCAGCGGTGGCGGCATCGCCAGCACCGTGCGCGCAACCCGTGCCGCCAGCGAAGACGAATTGTTTGCCAGTGCCGCCAAACGCCTGAAAAGCCTGATGCGTGATGGCGTCACCAGCATCGAAATCAAGTCCGGCTACGGCCTGGACCTGGCCAACGAACGCAAGATGCTGCGCGTGGCCCGTCGCCTCGGCGCGGAACTGCCAGTCAGCGTGCGCAGCACCTGCCTGGCAGCTCATGCCCTGCCGCCGGAGTACAAGGACCGCGCTGACGACTATATCGATCACATCTGCGCCGACATGCTCCCGGCCTTGGCCGCCGAGGGATTGGTGGACGCAGTGGACGCGTTCTGCGAGTACCTGGCGTTCTCCCCGGCGCAGGTCGAGCGGGTGTTCATTACCGCCCAGGAACTGGGCTTGCCAGTGAAGCTGCACGCCGAGCAGTTGTCGTCGCTGCATGGCTCGAGCCTGGCGGCGCGTTATCACGCGTTGTCCGCCGATCACCTGGAGTTCATGACCGAGGACGACGCCATTGCCATGGCCAAGTCCGGCACGGTTGCGGTGCTGTTGCCCGGCGCCTTTTACTTCCTGCGCGAAACCCAATTGCCACCGATGGAAGCCCTGCGCAAGCACGGCGTGAAAATCGCCATCGCCAGCGACCTCAACCCGGGTACCTCACCGGCACTGTCGTTGCGCCTGATGCTGAACATGGCTTGCACCTGCTTCCGCATGACCCCGGAAGAAGCCCTGGCTGGCGCGACGATTCACGCCGCCACCGCATTGGGCATGGCCGGCACCCATGGCTCGCTGGAGGTCGGCAAGGTCGCGGATTTCGTCGCCTGGCAAATCGATCGTCCGGCCGACCTGTGTTACTGGCTGGGCGGCGACCTGGAAAAACGCGTCGTGCGCCACGGCGTCGAATCAAGTCTGTAG
- the hutG gene encoding N-formylglutamate deformylase: MDKVLNFKQGRVPLLISMPHAGVRLTPAVEAGLIPDAKSLPDTDWHIPQLYDFAAELGASTLAAEYSRFVIDLNRPSDDKPLYVGATTGLYPATLFDGIPLFREGLEPSADERATYLEQIWTPYHNTLQNELARLKAEFGYALLFDAHSIRSIIPHLFDGKLPDFNLGTFNGASCDPQLATRLEAICALHDNYTHVLNGRFKGGHITRHYGNPAENIHAVQLELGQCTYMEEFEPFRYRPDLAEPTRVVLKELLQGLLAWGAKHHKA, from the coding sequence GTGGATAAGGTTCTGAACTTCAAACAAGGCCGCGTACCGCTGCTGATCAGCATGCCCCACGCTGGCGTGCGCCTGACCCCGGCAGTCGAAGCCGGATTGATCCCTGACGCGAAAAGCCTGCCGGACACCGACTGGCACATCCCGCAGCTGTACGACTTTGCCGCTGAACTGGGCGCCAGCACCCTGGCGGCCGAGTACTCGCGGTTCGTCATCGACCTGAACCGGCCGTCCGACGACAAGCCTTTGTACGTCGGCGCGACTACCGGTCTGTATCCGGCCACGTTGTTCGACGGCATACCGTTGTTCCGCGAAGGCTTGGAACCTTCTGCCGATGAGCGTGCTACTTACCTGGAACAGATCTGGACGCCGTATCACAACACCTTGCAAAACGAACTGGCGCGCCTCAAGGCCGAGTTCGGCTATGCGCTGCTGTTCGATGCCCACTCGATCCGCTCGATCATCCCGCACCTGTTCGACGGCAAGCTGCCGGACTTCAACCTCGGCACCTTCAACGGCGCCAGTTGCGATCCACAGCTTGCGACCCGACTGGAAGCGATCTGCGCGCTTCACGACAATTACACCCACGTACTCAACGGACGCTTCAAGGGCGGGCACATCACCCGCCATTACGGCAACCCGGCCGAGAACATCCACGCGGTGCAGCTGGAGTTGGGGCAGTGCACCTACATGGAAGAATTCGAGCCGTTCCGTTATCGCCCGGACCTGGCGGAGCCGACGCGGGTGGTGTTGAAGGAGTTGCTGCAAGGGTTGCTGGCCTGGGGCGCGAAGCACCACAAGGCTTAA
- a CDS encoding choline ABC transporter substrate-binding protein gives MTSPKGLFTRCLSIFCGTALLSAGAMAADDASCKTVRMGVVNWTDVIATSGMADVLLNGLGYESKQTSAVQQIIFAGIRDKRLDIFLGYWKPAMDKNIAPFVAANQVKVMDKPSLADAQATLAVPDYVAAAGLKTFADIAKFKDQLGGKIYGIEPGSGANTTIKTMIETNHFGLKDFKLIESGEAGMLAAVQRAVNRKEFVVFVGWTPHPMNINMKIDYLTGSEDVYGPNEGAATVSTVTAPDYAQRCPNVNRLLENLTFTAAQESQLMVPIMERQTAQDVAKKWLRDHPEDLQRWLAGVSSFDGKDGVATVQASLNH, from the coding sequence ATGACAAGCCCCAAAGGTCTGTTCACCCGCTGTCTCTCAATCTTCTGCGGCACTGCTCTGTTGAGCGCCGGCGCCATGGCCGCGGACGACGCTTCCTGCAAAACCGTGCGCATGGGCGTGGTCAACTGGACCGACGTGATCGCCACCAGCGGCATGGCCGATGTGCTGCTCAATGGTCTGGGCTACGAAAGCAAGCAAACCAGCGCCGTGCAGCAAATCATCTTCGCCGGCATCCGTGACAAGCGCCTGGACATCTTCCTCGGTTACTGGAAACCGGCGATGGATAAAAACATCGCACCCTTCGTGGCGGCCAATCAGGTCAAGGTCATGGACAAACCGAGCCTGGCCGATGCCCAGGCCACCCTCGCGGTTCCTGACTATGTGGCAGCAGCCGGCCTGAAAACCTTTGCCGACATCGCGAAATTCAAGGATCAACTCGGCGGCAAGATCTACGGCATCGAGCCGGGCAGCGGCGCCAACACCACGATCAAGACCATGATCGAAACCAATCACTTCGGCCTGAAGGATTTCAAACTCATCGAGTCCGGTGAAGCCGGCATGCTCGCCGCCGTTCAGCGTGCCGTGAATCGCAAGGAGTTCGTGGTGTTCGTCGGCTGGACCCCGCATCCGATGAACATCAACATGAAGATCGACTATCTGACTGGCAGTGAAGACGTGTACGGCCCTAATGAAGGCGCCGCGACCGTTTCCACCGTAACTGCGCCGGATTACGCCCAGCGCTGCCCGAACGTCAATCGCCTGCTGGAAAACCTGACCTTCACCGCTGCTCAGGAAAGCCAGTTGATGGTGCCGATCATGGAGCGCCAGACGGCTCAGGATGTCGCGAAAAAATGGCTGCGCGACCATCCCGAGGACTTGCAGCGCTGGCTGGCGGGTGTCAGCAGTTTCGATGGCAAGGATGGCGTGGCGACGGTTCAGGCCAGCCTGAATCACTGA
- a CDS encoding alpha/beta hydrolase, translating to MAPYPLSKQMTAFVDKTLSFNSTDSSITGLRQAYSEMCRAFTPARPAGLHVVDFELDGVAVRSYQPPTSGASCIVYLHGGGWVVGDLDSHDFICAEWASTLGVRVIAVDYRRAPEHPFPAAFDDCLKVWRALRAGPFQLDPARTLVAGDSAGGNLAAALCLALRDAGEPVPCAQVLIYPGLAGDHQLPSRSECIDAPLLSSSDVDCYHALYLRGTRHPDAYAMPLLATDFSGLPPALIAVAQFDPLRDDGVLYAERLSAAGVAATLYVGEGLVHGCLRARGQAAEVDALYETLFGYLSAKL from the coding sequence ATGGCTCCTTATCCGCTTTCCAAACAGATGACGGCATTCGTCGACAAAACCCTGAGCTTCAACAGCACCGACAGCAGCATCACCGGGTTGCGCCAGGCCTACAGCGAGATGTGCCGGGCGTTTACCCCGGCACGCCCCGCCGGGTTGCATGTGGTCGATTTCGAGTTGGACGGTGTTGCGGTTCGTTCCTATCAGCCACCGACCAGCGGTGCGTCGTGCATCGTTTATCTGCATGGCGGCGGCTGGGTGGTGGGGGACCTGGATTCCCACGATTTCATCTGTGCCGAATGGGCATCGACACTCGGTGTACGGGTGATCGCCGTCGATTACCGCCGAGCACCGGAGCATCCGTTTCCCGCCGCGTTCGATGATTGCCTGAAGGTCTGGCGAGCTCTGCGCGCCGGGCCGTTTCAACTAGATCCAGCCCGCACGCTGGTGGCCGGCGACAGTGCCGGTGGCAACCTGGCGGCGGCGTTGTGCCTGGCGCTGCGCGATGCCGGCGAGCCAGTGCCATGCGCGCAGGTGCTGATCTATCCGGGGTTGGCCGGCGATCACCAACTGCCGTCGCGCAGTGAGTGCATCGACGCGCCGTTACTCAGCAGCAGTGACGTCGATTGCTATCACGCGCTTTACCTGCGAGGCACCCGCCATCCGGACGCCTACGCCATGCCATTGCTCGCCACGGACTTCAGCGGACTGCCACCGGCATTGATCGCCGTGGCGCAATTCGACCCGTTGCGTGATGACGGCGTGCTATATGCCGAGCGACTGAGTGCTGCGGGTGTTGCTGCCACGCTGTATGTCGGCGAGGGGCTGGTCCATGGCTGTTTGCGGGCCCGAGGGCAGGCGGCCGAGGTCGATGCGCTGTACGAAACCTTGTTCGGATATCTGTCGGCAAAACTCTGA
- the pip gene encoding prolyl aminopeptidase — MQTLYPQIKPHARHDLAVDETHTLYVDESGSPEGLPVVFIHGGPGAGCDAQSRCFFDPNLYRIVTFDQRGCGRSTPHASLENNTTWDLVADLERIRQHLGIDKWVLFGGSWGSTLALAYAQTHPERVHGLILRGIFLCRPQEIEWFYQAGASRLFPDYWQDYIAPIPLDERGDLLTAFHKRLVGNDQIAQMHAAKAWSTWEGRTATLRPNPLVVDRFSEPQRALSIARIECHYFTNNAFLEQNQLIRDMGKIAHLPGVIIHGRYDVICPLDNAWELHQAWPNSELQVIRDAGHAASEPGITDALVRAADQMARRLLDLPPEEA; from the coding sequence ATGCAGACTTTGTACCCGCAGATCAAACCCCACGCCCGGCACGATCTGGCCGTCGACGAAACCCACACCCTGTACGTCGACGAAAGCGGTTCACCGGAAGGTTTGCCGGTGGTGTTCATCCACGGCGGCCCCGGTGCCGGATGTGATGCCCAGAGTCGTTGCTTCTTCGATCCCAACCTCTATCGCATTGTCACCTTCGATCAGCGCGGCTGCGGTCGCTCCACGCCCCACGCCAGCCTGGAAAACAACACCACCTGGGATCTGGTCGCCGACCTTGAGCGGATTCGCCAGCACCTGGGCATCGACAAATGGGTGCTGTTTGGCGGCTCCTGGGGTTCGACCCTGGCGCTGGCCTACGCACAAACCCATCCTGAGCGGGTGCACGGCCTGATCCTGCGCGGGATCTTTCTCTGCCGCCCGCAGGAAATCGAATGGTTCTATCAGGCCGGCGCCAGCCGCCTGTTCCCCGATTACTGGCAGGACTACATCGCGCCGATCCCGCTGGACGAGCGCGGCGACTTGCTCACCGCGTTCCACAAGCGACTGGTCGGCAACGACCAGATTGCCCAGATGCACGCGGCCAAGGCCTGGTCGACCTGGGAGGGCCGCACCGCGACCCTGCGCCCCAACCCGCTGGTAGTCGACCGTTTCTCCGAGCCACAACGTGCGTTGTCGATTGCCCGTATCGAATGCCACTACTTCACCAACAACGCCTTCCTGGAGCAGAACCAGCTGATCCGCGACATGGGCAAGATCGCCCATTTGCCAGGCGTGATCATTCATGGTCGCTATGACGTGATCTGCCCGCTGGATAACGCCTGGGAATTGCATCAAGCCTGGCCGAACAGCGAACTGCAGGTCATCCGCGATGCCGGTCATGCCGCTTCCGAGCCTGGCATCACCGACGCGCTGGTACGCGCCGCCGATCAGATGGCCCGGCGTCTGCTCGACCTGCCGCCTGAAGAAGCATGA
- the dtd gene encoding D-aminoacyl-tRNA deacylase — protein sequence MKGLLQRVRGARVEVAGEIVGAVDQGLLVLVAVEPDDTRASADKLLNKLLNYRVFSDAEGKMNLSLADVGGGLLLVSQFTLAADTKSGLRPGFSTAAPPALGEELFDYLLSKAKQVHGTVASGRFGADMQVHLVNDGPVTFLLQT from the coding sequence ATGAAGGGCCTGCTGCAACGGGTGCGCGGCGCGCGAGTCGAGGTCGCGGGCGAGATCGTGGGTGCCGTCGATCAGGGATTGCTGGTCCTGGTAGCCGTCGAGCCCGACGATACGCGGGCCAGCGCCGACAAACTTCTTAATAAACTGCTTAACTATCGGGTATTCAGCGATGCTGAGGGCAAGATGAATCTGTCCTTGGCGGATGTGGGCGGCGGGTTGCTGCTGGTCTCTCAGTTCACCCTGGCTGCCGATACCAAAAGCGGGCTGCGTCCGGGTTTCTCGACCGCGGCCCCTCCGGCGCTGGGAGAGGAACTGTTCGACTATCTATTAAGCAAAGCGAAACAGGTGCATGGCACTGTGGCATCAGGTAGATTCGGCGCGGATATGCAGGTGCACCTGGTCAATGATGGCCCGGTAACCTTCCTGTTACAGACCTGA